A single genomic interval of Streptomyces showdoensis harbors:
- a CDS encoding DUF4129 domain-containing protein: MTVTGGTTDDVPLDIPRVPAQEAAERELSKPMYHENDPSLLQRGLDRFWDWIGRLFDSASGVTPGGVVGLVAVALVVLAVIGALWWRLGTPRRSPSTGGGDSLFDDGPRTAAEHRAAAARHASAGQWNQAVQERMRAIVRSLEERALLDPRPGRTADEAAAEAGRSLPAHADGLRSAARAFDDVTYGGRTADEPAYRRVEQLDTAVERTKPSLEPAIAATAFTEAPR; encoded by the coding sequence GTGACGGTCACGGGGGGCACGACCGACGACGTACCACTGGACATCCCCCGCGTCCCCGCCCAGGAGGCGGCGGAGCGGGAACTGTCCAAGCCGATGTACCACGAGAACGATCCCAGCCTGCTCCAGCGCGGCCTCGACCGCTTCTGGGACTGGATCGGACGCCTCTTCGACTCGGCCTCCGGGGTCACCCCCGGAGGCGTGGTCGGCCTCGTGGCCGTCGCCCTGGTCGTGCTCGCCGTGATCGGCGCCCTGTGGTGGCGCCTCGGCACCCCCCGCCGCTCGCCCTCCACCGGCGGCGGCGACTCACTCTTCGACGACGGCCCCCGCACCGCCGCCGAACACCGCGCGGCCGCCGCCCGGCACGCCTCCGCCGGCCAGTGGAACCAGGCCGTCCAGGAACGGATGCGGGCCATCGTGCGCTCCCTCGAAGAGCGCGCCCTGCTCGACCCGCGCCCGGGCCGCACCGCCGACGAGGCCGCCGCGGAGGCCGGCCGGTCGCTGCCCGCCCACGCCGACGGACTGCGCTCCGCCGCCCGCGCCTTCGACGACGTCACATACGGCGGCCGTACCGCCGACGAGCCCGCGTACCGCCGCGTCGAGCAGCTCGACACCGCCGTGGAGCGGACCAAGCCGAGCCTCGAACCGGCCATCGCCGCCACCGCCTTCACGGAGGCCCCCCGATGA
- a CDS encoding AAA family ATPase produces the protein MSAPTPETVTTSDTARASLEALRTEIGKAVVGQDPAVTGLVVALLCRGHVLLEGVPGVAKTLLVRALASALELDTKRVQFTPDLMPADITGSLVYDSRTSEFSFQPGPVFTNLLLADEINRTPPKTQSSLLEAMEERQVTVDGEPRPLPEPFLVAATQNPVEYEGTYPLPEAQLDRFLLKLTVPLPSREDEISVLTRHAEGFDPRDLKAAGVRPVAGPAELEAAREAVAKVAVSPEIAGYVVDICRATRDSPSLTLGVSPRGATALLSTARAWAWLTGRDYVTPDDVKALALPTLRHRVQLRPEAEMEGVTSDSVINSILAHVPVPR, from the coding sequence ATGAGCGCCCCGACCCCCGAGACCGTCACGACCTCGGACACCGCACGCGCCTCCCTGGAGGCCCTGCGCACCGAGATCGGCAAGGCAGTGGTCGGCCAGGACCCCGCCGTCACCGGTCTCGTCGTCGCCCTGCTCTGCCGGGGGCACGTCCTCCTCGAAGGCGTCCCCGGCGTCGCGAAGACCCTCCTCGTCCGGGCGCTCGCCTCCGCTCTCGAACTCGACACGAAGCGCGTCCAGTTCACCCCCGACCTGATGCCGGCCGACATCACCGGCTCGCTCGTCTACGACAGCAGGACCTCGGAGTTCTCCTTCCAGCCCGGCCCGGTCTTCACCAACCTGCTGCTCGCCGACGAGATCAACCGCACGCCCCCGAAGACCCAGTCCTCGCTCCTTGAGGCCATGGAGGAGCGCCAGGTCACCGTGGACGGGGAACCCCGCCCGCTGCCCGAGCCGTTCCTGGTCGCCGCGACCCAGAACCCCGTCGAGTACGAGGGCACCTATCCGCTGCCCGAGGCCCAACTCGACCGCTTCCTGCTGAAGCTGACGGTCCCTCTGCCCTCACGCGAGGACGAGATCAGCGTCCTGACCCGTCACGCCGAGGGCTTCGACCCGCGCGACCTGAAGGCCGCCGGAGTCCGCCCGGTCGCCGGCCCCGCCGAACTCGAGGCCGCCCGCGAGGCCGTGGCCAAGGTGGCGGTCTCCCCCGAGATCGCCGGCTATGTCGTCGATATCTGCCGTGCCACGCGTGATTCCCCCTCGCTCACCCTCGGCGTCTCCCCCCGAGGAGCCACCGCCCTGCTCTCCACGGCCCGCGCCTGGGCCTGGCTCACCGGCCGGGACTACGTCACCCCGGACGATGTGAAGGCCCTGGCCCTGCCGACCCTCCGTCACCGCGTCCAACTGCGGCCCGAGGCCGAGATGGAGGGAGTCACCTCCGACTCCGTCATCAACTCGATCCTCGCCCACGTCCCCGTACCCCGCTGA
- a CDS encoding DUF4350 domain-containing protein, with translation MSRPATSATSTSLSPRQIWTRARGALLLLALILIGGIVLATMRSSDHHGRLDPRSADPYGSRALAELLKAQGVSVDVTTTLAGATAATGADTTLLVTSPDLLTGDQQATLYEAMKGSAGRTVLLGAGAPSLGTLVPGLTTGGDTSVSALDPACTLPAATRAGSVDLGGERYVTDHTTADSCYYADGLPTLVRLPGQGTADTVLLGSPEPLYNKRLAHQGNASLALQLLGSRTHLVWYLPSLADTPADPESEDTGTAFLDLIPSGWLWGTLQLTVAALLAAVWRARRLGPLVAERLPVAIRASEATEGRARLYRKANARDRAATVLRTATRTRLAPLLGVPAQDAHAAELLLPALSARIPATAVDHRDLLFGAAPADDAALIRLADQLDALEREVRTS, from the coding sequence ATGAGCCGGCCGGCCACCAGCGCCACCTCGACCTCGCTCTCCCCCCGCCAGATCTGGACCCGCGCGCGCGGCGCCCTGCTGCTCCTCGCCCTGATCCTGATCGGCGGCATCGTCCTCGCCACGATGCGCTCCTCCGACCACCACGGCCGCCTCGACCCGCGCTCGGCCGACCCCTACGGCAGCCGCGCCCTCGCCGAACTCCTCAAGGCCCAGGGCGTCTCCGTCGACGTCACCACCACCCTCGCCGGGGCCACCGCCGCCACCGGCGCGGACACCACGCTCCTCGTCACCAGCCCGGACCTGCTCACCGGCGACCAGCAGGCCACGCTGTACGAGGCGATGAAGGGCTCGGCCGGCCGCACCGTCCTGCTCGGCGCCGGCGCCCCCTCCCTCGGCACCCTGGTCCCCGGCCTCACCACCGGCGGCGACACCTCCGTGTCGGCCCTGGACCCCGCCTGCACCCTGCCGGCCGCCACCCGCGCCGGCAGCGTCGACCTCGGCGGCGAGCGCTACGTCACCGACCACACCACCGCCGACAGCTGCTACTACGCCGACGGACTGCCGACCCTGGTCCGGCTCCCCGGCCAGGGCACCGCCGACACCGTCCTGCTCGGCTCCCCCGAACCCCTCTACAACAAGCGCCTCGCGCACCAGGGCAACGCCTCCCTCGCGCTGCAGCTCCTCGGCTCCCGCACCCATCTCGTCTGGTACCTCCCCTCGCTCGCCGACACCCCGGCCGACCCCGAATCCGAGGACACCGGCACCGCTTTCCTCGACCTGATCCCCTCCGGCTGGCTGTGGGGCACCCTCCAGCTCACCGTCGCGGCCCTGCTCGCCGCCGTCTGGCGCGCCCGACGCCTCGGCCCCCTCGTCGCCGAACGCCTCCCGGTCGCCATCCGCGCCTCCGAGGCCACCGAGGGCCGCGCCCGGCTCTATCGCAAGGCCAACGCCCGCGACCGCGCCGCCACCGTGCTGCGCACCGCGACCCGCACCCGGCTCGCCCCCCTCCTCGGCGTCCCCGCCCAGGACGCCCACGCGGCCGAACTCCTCCTCCCCGCACTCTCCGCCCGGATCCCGGCCACCGCCGTGGACCACCGGGACCTCCTCTTCGGCGCGGCTCCCGCCGACGACGCCGCCCTCATCCGCCTGGCGGACCAACTCGACGCCCTCGAAAGAGAGGTACGCACCTCATGA